Proteins from one Antennarius striatus isolate MH-2024 chromosome 12, ASM4005453v1, whole genome shotgun sequence genomic window:
- the sytl5 gene encoding synaptotagmin-like protein 5 isoform X3: protein MEQVDEDLNLSFLLEHERDLILKVLQKDEKLRKREEKRIRRLKNELLEIKRRGSHRPQEVGDRQCSRCMKLLGLIFDRGDLCSECQLRVCNGCRVKAPNSFNWKCNVCAKISELKVATGEWFLEERSKRFEQGGPYTDVIKHTILSSPLISEEKETEPTENMSATLELVTPDTPRSSRSANLSVTDGTRRKGRMNLGKKGNRFNMNDADVLSTRSVSDGDAQSVRSARSAPTPLTNRGSAFENSGMPVDLYNLGFHSPESSSTHSNNRRPDGAESVASLHSTDSEKKDPRMHSGTPTICVSKASGSSADHSRSEMDLSAPGSEASDDAFSLRSRSVPGFNEAEFSDEDVDEDIDALMSAHRKTVNRHLGTAVSMSSTPASERKWGHLNIPDSDAETSSINSMMSMYSETGDYGNVRVSGEILLNISYSYKTGALNVLVKECHNLATGDERKQRTDAYVKTYLMPDTSRQSKRKTSVKPKTINPVFNENLRYVISHSQLETRTLQVSVWHNDRFGHNSFLGEVELTFDSWELDSQIEDWYTLQPKMEGSIDATMRYRGELTVVLKYIPAEKNLMLPLDQVQVKKSFLKGKKTSNFTLPKGGMVELLIKGAKNLTAVKPGGTSDPFVKGYLLPDNNKSTKHKTVVERRTVNPQWNHTFTYCGLQSGDLNNVCLELTVWDKEALASNVFLGGVRLGAGTGRSYGNEVDWMDSYGEEQRVWQQMVENPEVAHECTLMLRSSMHKYST, encoded by the exons ATGGAGCAGGTCGATGAGGATCTGAATCTCTCCTTTCTCCTGGAACATGAAAGAGACCTCATCCTGAAGGTGCTGCAGAAAGACGAGAAGCTGAGGAAACGAGAGGAGAAGAGAATACG GAGGCTGAAGAACGAGCTGCTGGAGATTAAACGCAGGGGTTCCCATCGGCCTCAGGAGGTGGGGGATCGTCAGTGCTCCCGCTGCATGAAGCTTCTGGGCCTGATCTTTGACCGCGGGGATCTTTGCAGCGAGTGTCAGCTGAGGGTCTGCAACGGCTGCCGAGTCAAGGCCCCCAACTCATTCAACTGGAAATGCAACGTTTGTGCCAAAATCTC GGAGCTGAAGGTGGCAACAGGAGAGTGGTTCCTGGAGGAGCGGTCCAAGCGCTTCGAACAGGGCGGGCCGTACACCGACGTGATCAAACACACAATCCTGAGTAGTCCCCTCA TTTCAGAAGAGAAGGAAACAGAACCTACAGAAAACATGTCGGCCACCCTGGAGTTAGTGACACCCGACACCCCAAGATCCAGCAGGAGTGCAAACCTCTCTGTTACGGATGGCACCAGGAGAAAAGG aagGATGAACTTGGGTAAAAAAGGCAACCGATTCAACATGAATGACGCTGACGTCCTCAGCACCAGATCCGTTTCAGACGGAGATGCTCAGAGTGTGAGAAGCGCTCGCTCTGCTCCGACCCCATTGAcaaacag GGGCAGTGCCTTTGAGAATTCTGGGATGCCTGTGGACCTCTACAACCTGGGTTTCCATAGTCCGGAATCGTCCTCCACTCACAGCAACAACCGGAGG CCTGACGGAGCAGAGAGCGTTGCCAGTTTGCACTCCACTGACAGTGAGAAAAAGGATCCCAGAATGCATTCTGGAACTCCAACCATTTGTGTGTCCAAAGCCTCGGGTTCATCAG CAGATCACAGTCGTTCCGAGATGGACCTGTCAGCTCCTGGATCTGAAGCCAGTGACGACGCCTTCAGCCTCAGAAGCCGTTCAGTCCCCGGGTTCAACGAAGCG GAGTTTTCTGATGAGGATGTGGACGAGGACATCGATGCCCTGATGTCAGCCCACAGAAAGACCGTCAACCGACACCTCGGCACAGCAGTTTCAATG TCTTCCACTCCTGCCTCTGAGAGAAAGTGGGGGCACCTAAACATCCCTGACTCGGATGCTGAGACT AGTAGTATAAACAGCATGATGAGCATGTACAGTGAGACCGGTGACTATGGCAACGTCAGGGTGAGCGGCGAGATCCTGCTGAACATCAGCTACAGTTACAAGACCGGCGCTCTCAATGTGTTGGTGAAGGAGTGTCACAACCTGGCAACCGGAGACGAGAGGAAACAACGCACAGACGC TTATGTGAAGACCTACCTGATGCCAGACACCTCCCGACAGAGCAAGAGGAAGACGAGCGTCAAACCCAAAACCATCAACCCAGTTTTCAATGAGAATCTGAGG TACGTGATCAGCCACTCACAGCTGGAGACGCGAACCCTGCAGGTCTCTGTGTGGCACAACGATCGGTTTGGACACAACAGCTTCCTGGGAGAGGTGGAGCTGACCTTTGACTCCTGGGAGCTTGATTCCCAGATAGAGGACTGGTATACTCTGCAGCCCAAG ATGGAAGGCAGCATCGATGCCACGATGCGGTACAGAGGAGAGCTGACAGTTGTGTTGAAGTACATCCCTGCTGAGAAAAACCTCATGTTGCCTCTGGACCAAGTTCAAG TGAAGAAAAGTTTCCTGAAGGGCAAGAAGACGAGCAACTTCACGTTACCTAAGGGGGGCATGGTTGAGCTTCTTATCAAAGGAGCCAAAAATCTTACTGCTGTCAAACCTGGAGGTACTTCTGATCCATTTGTAAAAGG ATACCTTCTCCCTGACAACAACAAGTCGACTAAGCACAAGACAGTGGTGGAACGCCGCACCGTGAACCCACAGTGGAATCACACCTTCACCTACTGCGGCCTGCAGTCTGGAGACCTCAACAACGTCTGTCTGGAGCTCACCGTGTGGGACAAAGAAGCTCTGGCCAGCAACGTCTTTCTTGGAGGAGTCAGGCTTGGAGCTGGAACAG GCAGAAGCTATGGGAACGAAGTTGACTGGATGGACTCTTACGGGGAGGAGCAGCGAGTGTGGCAACAAATGGTGGAAAACCCCGAGGTTGCTCACGAGTGCACGCTGATGCTGAGATCCAGCATGCACAAGTACAGCACATGA
- the sytl5 gene encoding synaptotagmin-like protein 5 isoform X2, whose amino-acid sequence MEQVDEDLNLSFLLEHERDLILKVLQKDEKLRKREEKRIRRLKNELLEIKRRGSHRPQEVGDRQCSRCMKLLGLIFDRGDLCSECQLRVCNGCRVKAPNSFNWKCNVCAKISELKVATGEWFLEERSKRFEQGGPYTDVIKHTILSSPLISEEKETEPTENMSATLELVTPDTPRSSRSANLSVTDGTRRKGRMNLGKKGNRFNMNDADVLSTRSVSDGDAQSVRSARSAPTPLTNRGSAFENSGMPVDLYNLGFHSPESSSTHSNNRRVRPDGAESVASLHSTDSEKKDPRMHSGTPTICVSKASGSSDHSRSEMDLSAPGSEASDDAFSLRSRSVPGFNEAEFSDEDVDEDIDALMSAHRKTVNRHLGTAVSMSSTPASERKWGHLNIPDSDAETSSINSMMSMYSETGDYGNVRVSGEILLNISYSYKTGALNVLVKECHNLATGDERKQRTDAYVKTYLMPDTSRQSKRKTSVKPKTINPVFNENLRYVISHSQLETRTLQVSVWHNDRFGHNSFLGEVELTFDSWELDSQIEDWYTLQPKMEGSIDATMRYRGELTVVLKYIPAEKNLMLPLDQVQVKKSFLKGKKTSNFTLPKGGMVELLIKGAKNLTAVKPGGTSDPFVKGYLLPDNNKSTKHKTVVERRTVNPQWNHTFTYCGLQSGDLNNVCLELTVWDKEALASNVFLGGVRLGAGTGRSYGNEVDWMDSYGEEQRVWQQMVENPEVAHECTLMLRSSMHKYST is encoded by the exons ATGGAGCAGGTCGATGAGGATCTGAATCTCTCCTTTCTCCTGGAACATGAAAGAGACCTCATCCTGAAGGTGCTGCAGAAAGACGAGAAGCTGAGGAAACGAGAGGAGAAGAGAATACG GAGGCTGAAGAACGAGCTGCTGGAGATTAAACGCAGGGGTTCCCATCGGCCTCAGGAGGTGGGGGATCGTCAGTGCTCCCGCTGCATGAAGCTTCTGGGCCTGATCTTTGACCGCGGGGATCTTTGCAGCGAGTGTCAGCTGAGGGTCTGCAACGGCTGCCGAGTCAAGGCCCCCAACTCATTCAACTGGAAATGCAACGTTTGTGCCAAAATCTC GGAGCTGAAGGTGGCAACAGGAGAGTGGTTCCTGGAGGAGCGGTCCAAGCGCTTCGAACAGGGCGGGCCGTACACCGACGTGATCAAACACACAATCCTGAGTAGTCCCCTCA TTTCAGAAGAGAAGGAAACAGAACCTACAGAAAACATGTCGGCCACCCTGGAGTTAGTGACACCCGACACCCCAAGATCCAGCAGGAGTGCAAACCTCTCTGTTACGGATGGCACCAGGAGAAAAGG aagGATGAACTTGGGTAAAAAAGGCAACCGATTCAACATGAATGACGCTGACGTCCTCAGCACCAGATCCGTTTCAGACGGAGATGCTCAGAGTGTGAGAAGCGCTCGCTCTGCTCCGACCCCATTGAcaaacag GGGCAGTGCCTTTGAGAATTCTGGGATGCCTGTGGACCTCTACAACCTGGGTTTCCATAGTCCGGAATCGTCCTCCACTCACAGCAACAACCGGAGGGTCAGG CCTGACGGAGCAGAGAGCGTTGCCAGTTTGCACTCCACTGACAGTGAGAAAAAGGATCCCAGAATGCATTCTGGAACTCCAACCATTTGTGTGTCCAAAGCCTCGGGTTCATCAG ATCACAGTCGTTCCGAGATGGACCTGTCAGCTCCTGGATCTGAAGCCAGTGACGACGCCTTCAGCCTCAGAAGCCGTTCAGTCCCCGGGTTCAACGAAGCG GAGTTTTCTGATGAGGATGTGGACGAGGACATCGATGCCCTGATGTCAGCCCACAGAAAGACCGTCAACCGACACCTCGGCACAGCAGTTTCAATG TCTTCCACTCCTGCCTCTGAGAGAAAGTGGGGGCACCTAAACATCCCTGACTCGGATGCTGAGACT AGTAGTATAAACAGCATGATGAGCATGTACAGTGAGACCGGTGACTATGGCAACGTCAGGGTGAGCGGCGAGATCCTGCTGAACATCAGCTACAGTTACAAGACCGGCGCTCTCAATGTGTTGGTGAAGGAGTGTCACAACCTGGCAACCGGAGACGAGAGGAAACAACGCACAGACGC TTATGTGAAGACCTACCTGATGCCAGACACCTCCCGACAGAGCAAGAGGAAGACGAGCGTCAAACCCAAAACCATCAACCCAGTTTTCAATGAGAATCTGAGG TACGTGATCAGCCACTCACAGCTGGAGACGCGAACCCTGCAGGTCTCTGTGTGGCACAACGATCGGTTTGGACACAACAGCTTCCTGGGAGAGGTGGAGCTGACCTTTGACTCCTGGGAGCTTGATTCCCAGATAGAGGACTGGTATACTCTGCAGCCCAAG ATGGAAGGCAGCATCGATGCCACGATGCGGTACAGAGGAGAGCTGACAGTTGTGTTGAAGTACATCCCTGCTGAGAAAAACCTCATGTTGCCTCTGGACCAAGTTCAAG TGAAGAAAAGTTTCCTGAAGGGCAAGAAGACGAGCAACTTCACGTTACCTAAGGGGGGCATGGTTGAGCTTCTTATCAAAGGAGCCAAAAATCTTACTGCTGTCAAACCTGGAGGTACTTCTGATCCATTTGTAAAAGG ATACCTTCTCCCTGACAACAACAAGTCGACTAAGCACAAGACAGTGGTGGAACGCCGCACCGTGAACCCACAGTGGAATCACACCTTCACCTACTGCGGCCTGCAGTCTGGAGACCTCAACAACGTCTGTCTGGAGCTCACCGTGTGGGACAAAGAAGCTCTGGCCAGCAACGTCTTTCTTGGAGGAGTCAGGCTTGGAGCTGGAACAG GCAGAAGCTATGGGAACGAAGTTGACTGGATGGACTCTTACGGGGAGGAGCAGCGAGTGTGGCAACAAATGGTGGAAAACCCCGAGGTTGCTCACGAGTGCACGCTGATGCTGAGATCCAGCATGCACAAGTACAGCACATGA
- the sytl5 gene encoding synaptotagmin-like protein 5 isoform X1: MEQVDEDLNLSFLLEHERDLILKVLQKDEKLRKREEKRIRRLKNELLEIKRRGSHRPQEVGDRQCSRCMKLLGLIFDRGDLCSECQLRVCNGCRVKAPNSFNWKCNVCAKISELKVATGEWFLEERSKRFEQGGPYTDVIKHTILSSPLISEEKETEPTENMSATLELVTPDTPRSSRSANLSVTDGTRRKGRMNLGKKGNRFNMNDADVLSTRSVSDGDAQSVRSARSAPTPLTNRGSAFENSGMPVDLYNLGFHSPESSSTHSNNRRVRPDGAESVASLHSTDSEKKDPRMHSGTPTICVSKASGSSADHSRSEMDLSAPGSEASDDAFSLRSRSVPGFNEAEFSDEDVDEDIDALMSAHRKTVNRHLGTAVSMSSTPASERKWGHLNIPDSDAETSSINSMMSMYSETGDYGNVRVSGEILLNISYSYKTGALNVLVKECHNLATGDERKQRTDAYVKTYLMPDTSRQSKRKTSVKPKTINPVFNENLRYVISHSQLETRTLQVSVWHNDRFGHNSFLGEVELTFDSWELDSQIEDWYTLQPKMEGSIDATMRYRGELTVVLKYIPAEKNLMLPLDQVQVKKSFLKGKKTSNFTLPKGGMVELLIKGAKNLTAVKPGGTSDPFVKGYLLPDNNKSTKHKTVVERRTVNPQWNHTFTYCGLQSGDLNNVCLELTVWDKEALASNVFLGGVRLGAGTGRSYGNEVDWMDSYGEEQRVWQQMVENPEVAHECTLMLRSSMHKYST, encoded by the exons ATGGAGCAGGTCGATGAGGATCTGAATCTCTCCTTTCTCCTGGAACATGAAAGAGACCTCATCCTGAAGGTGCTGCAGAAAGACGAGAAGCTGAGGAAACGAGAGGAGAAGAGAATACG GAGGCTGAAGAACGAGCTGCTGGAGATTAAACGCAGGGGTTCCCATCGGCCTCAGGAGGTGGGGGATCGTCAGTGCTCCCGCTGCATGAAGCTTCTGGGCCTGATCTTTGACCGCGGGGATCTTTGCAGCGAGTGTCAGCTGAGGGTCTGCAACGGCTGCCGAGTCAAGGCCCCCAACTCATTCAACTGGAAATGCAACGTTTGTGCCAAAATCTC GGAGCTGAAGGTGGCAACAGGAGAGTGGTTCCTGGAGGAGCGGTCCAAGCGCTTCGAACAGGGCGGGCCGTACACCGACGTGATCAAACACACAATCCTGAGTAGTCCCCTCA TTTCAGAAGAGAAGGAAACAGAACCTACAGAAAACATGTCGGCCACCCTGGAGTTAGTGACACCCGACACCCCAAGATCCAGCAGGAGTGCAAACCTCTCTGTTACGGATGGCACCAGGAGAAAAGG aagGATGAACTTGGGTAAAAAAGGCAACCGATTCAACATGAATGACGCTGACGTCCTCAGCACCAGATCCGTTTCAGACGGAGATGCTCAGAGTGTGAGAAGCGCTCGCTCTGCTCCGACCCCATTGAcaaacag GGGCAGTGCCTTTGAGAATTCTGGGATGCCTGTGGACCTCTACAACCTGGGTTTCCATAGTCCGGAATCGTCCTCCACTCACAGCAACAACCGGAGGGTCAGG CCTGACGGAGCAGAGAGCGTTGCCAGTTTGCACTCCACTGACAGTGAGAAAAAGGATCCCAGAATGCATTCTGGAACTCCAACCATTTGTGTGTCCAAAGCCTCGGGTTCATCAG CAGATCACAGTCGTTCCGAGATGGACCTGTCAGCTCCTGGATCTGAAGCCAGTGACGACGCCTTCAGCCTCAGAAGCCGTTCAGTCCCCGGGTTCAACGAAGCG GAGTTTTCTGATGAGGATGTGGACGAGGACATCGATGCCCTGATGTCAGCCCACAGAAAGACCGTCAACCGACACCTCGGCACAGCAGTTTCAATG TCTTCCACTCCTGCCTCTGAGAGAAAGTGGGGGCACCTAAACATCCCTGACTCGGATGCTGAGACT AGTAGTATAAACAGCATGATGAGCATGTACAGTGAGACCGGTGACTATGGCAACGTCAGGGTGAGCGGCGAGATCCTGCTGAACATCAGCTACAGTTACAAGACCGGCGCTCTCAATGTGTTGGTGAAGGAGTGTCACAACCTGGCAACCGGAGACGAGAGGAAACAACGCACAGACGC TTATGTGAAGACCTACCTGATGCCAGACACCTCCCGACAGAGCAAGAGGAAGACGAGCGTCAAACCCAAAACCATCAACCCAGTTTTCAATGAGAATCTGAGG TACGTGATCAGCCACTCACAGCTGGAGACGCGAACCCTGCAGGTCTCTGTGTGGCACAACGATCGGTTTGGACACAACAGCTTCCTGGGAGAGGTGGAGCTGACCTTTGACTCCTGGGAGCTTGATTCCCAGATAGAGGACTGGTATACTCTGCAGCCCAAG ATGGAAGGCAGCATCGATGCCACGATGCGGTACAGAGGAGAGCTGACAGTTGTGTTGAAGTACATCCCTGCTGAGAAAAACCTCATGTTGCCTCTGGACCAAGTTCAAG TGAAGAAAAGTTTCCTGAAGGGCAAGAAGACGAGCAACTTCACGTTACCTAAGGGGGGCATGGTTGAGCTTCTTATCAAAGGAGCCAAAAATCTTACTGCTGTCAAACCTGGAGGTACTTCTGATCCATTTGTAAAAGG ATACCTTCTCCCTGACAACAACAAGTCGACTAAGCACAAGACAGTGGTGGAACGCCGCACCGTGAACCCACAGTGGAATCACACCTTCACCTACTGCGGCCTGCAGTCTGGAGACCTCAACAACGTCTGTCTGGAGCTCACCGTGTGGGACAAAGAAGCTCTGGCCAGCAACGTCTTTCTTGGAGGAGTCAGGCTTGGAGCTGGAACAG GCAGAAGCTATGGGAACGAAGTTGACTGGATGGACTCTTACGGGGAGGAGCAGCGAGTGTGGCAACAAATGGTGGAAAACCCCGAGGTTGCTCACGAGTGCACGCTGATGCTGAGATCCAGCATGCACAAGTACAGCACATGA
- the sytl5 gene encoding synaptotagmin-like protein 5 isoform X4 has product MEQVDEDLNLSFLLEHERDLILKVLQKDEKLRKREEKRIRRLKNELLEIKRRGSHRPQEVGDRQCSRCMKLLGLIFDRGDLCSECQLRVCNGCRVKAPNSFNWKCNVCAKISELKVATGEWFLEERSKRFEQGGPYTDVIKHTILSSPLISEEKETEPTENMSATLELVTPDTPRSSRSANLSVTDGTRRKGRMNLGKKGNRFNMNDADVLSTRSVSDGDAQSVRSARSAPTPLTNRGSAFENSGMPVDLYNLGFHSPESSSTHSNNRRVRPDGAESVASLHSTDSEKKDPRMHSGTPTICVSKASGSSADHSRSEMDLSAPGSEASDDAFSLRSRSVPGFNEAEFSDEDVDEDIDALMSAHRKTVNRHLGTAVSMSSINSMMSMYSETGDYGNVRVSGEILLNISYSYKTGALNVLVKECHNLATGDERKQRTDAYVKTYLMPDTSRQSKRKTSVKPKTINPVFNENLRYVISHSQLETRTLQVSVWHNDRFGHNSFLGEVELTFDSWELDSQIEDWYTLQPKMEGSIDATMRYRGELTVVLKYIPAEKNLMLPLDQVQVKKSFLKGKKTSNFTLPKGGMVELLIKGAKNLTAVKPGGTSDPFVKGYLLPDNNKSTKHKTVVERRTVNPQWNHTFTYCGLQSGDLNNVCLELTVWDKEALASNVFLGGVRLGAGTGRSYGNEVDWMDSYGEEQRVWQQMVENPEVAHECTLMLRSSMHKYST; this is encoded by the exons ATGGAGCAGGTCGATGAGGATCTGAATCTCTCCTTTCTCCTGGAACATGAAAGAGACCTCATCCTGAAGGTGCTGCAGAAAGACGAGAAGCTGAGGAAACGAGAGGAGAAGAGAATACG GAGGCTGAAGAACGAGCTGCTGGAGATTAAACGCAGGGGTTCCCATCGGCCTCAGGAGGTGGGGGATCGTCAGTGCTCCCGCTGCATGAAGCTTCTGGGCCTGATCTTTGACCGCGGGGATCTTTGCAGCGAGTGTCAGCTGAGGGTCTGCAACGGCTGCCGAGTCAAGGCCCCCAACTCATTCAACTGGAAATGCAACGTTTGTGCCAAAATCTC GGAGCTGAAGGTGGCAACAGGAGAGTGGTTCCTGGAGGAGCGGTCCAAGCGCTTCGAACAGGGCGGGCCGTACACCGACGTGATCAAACACACAATCCTGAGTAGTCCCCTCA TTTCAGAAGAGAAGGAAACAGAACCTACAGAAAACATGTCGGCCACCCTGGAGTTAGTGACACCCGACACCCCAAGATCCAGCAGGAGTGCAAACCTCTCTGTTACGGATGGCACCAGGAGAAAAGG aagGATGAACTTGGGTAAAAAAGGCAACCGATTCAACATGAATGACGCTGACGTCCTCAGCACCAGATCCGTTTCAGACGGAGATGCTCAGAGTGTGAGAAGCGCTCGCTCTGCTCCGACCCCATTGAcaaacag GGGCAGTGCCTTTGAGAATTCTGGGATGCCTGTGGACCTCTACAACCTGGGTTTCCATAGTCCGGAATCGTCCTCCACTCACAGCAACAACCGGAGGGTCAGG CCTGACGGAGCAGAGAGCGTTGCCAGTTTGCACTCCACTGACAGTGAGAAAAAGGATCCCAGAATGCATTCTGGAACTCCAACCATTTGTGTGTCCAAAGCCTCGGGTTCATCAG CAGATCACAGTCGTTCCGAGATGGACCTGTCAGCTCCTGGATCTGAAGCCAGTGACGACGCCTTCAGCCTCAGAAGCCGTTCAGTCCCCGGGTTCAACGAAGCG GAGTTTTCTGATGAGGATGTGGACGAGGACATCGATGCCCTGATGTCAGCCCACAGAAAGACCGTCAACCGACACCTCGGCACAGCAGTTTCAATG AGTAGTATAAACAGCATGATGAGCATGTACAGTGAGACCGGTGACTATGGCAACGTCAGGGTGAGCGGCGAGATCCTGCTGAACATCAGCTACAGTTACAAGACCGGCGCTCTCAATGTGTTGGTGAAGGAGTGTCACAACCTGGCAACCGGAGACGAGAGGAAACAACGCACAGACGC TTATGTGAAGACCTACCTGATGCCAGACACCTCCCGACAGAGCAAGAGGAAGACGAGCGTCAAACCCAAAACCATCAACCCAGTTTTCAATGAGAATCTGAGG TACGTGATCAGCCACTCACAGCTGGAGACGCGAACCCTGCAGGTCTCTGTGTGGCACAACGATCGGTTTGGACACAACAGCTTCCTGGGAGAGGTGGAGCTGACCTTTGACTCCTGGGAGCTTGATTCCCAGATAGAGGACTGGTATACTCTGCAGCCCAAG ATGGAAGGCAGCATCGATGCCACGATGCGGTACAGAGGAGAGCTGACAGTTGTGTTGAAGTACATCCCTGCTGAGAAAAACCTCATGTTGCCTCTGGACCAAGTTCAAG TGAAGAAAAGTTTCCTGAAGGGCAAGAAGACGAGCAACTTCACGTTACCTAAGGGGGGCATGGTTGAGCTTCTTATCAAAGGAGCCAAAAATCTTACTGCTGTCAAACCTGGAGGTACTTCTGATCCATTTGTAAAAGG ATACCTTCTCCCTGACAACAACAAGTCGACTAAGCACAAGACAGTGGTGGAACGCCGCACCGTGAACCCACAGTGGAATCACACCTTCACCTACTGCGGCCTGCAGTCTGGAGACCTCAACAACGTCTGTCTGGAGCTCACCGTGTGGGACAAAGAAGCTCTGGCCAGCAACGTCTTTCTTGGAGGAGTCAGGCTTGGAGCTGGAACAG GCAGAAGCTATGGGAACGAAGTTGACTGGATGGACTCTTACGGGGAGGAGCAGCGAGTGTGGCAACAAATGGTGGAAAACCCCGAGGTTGCTCACGAGTGCACGCTGATGCTGAGATCCAGCATGCACAAGTACAGCACATGA